In the Natronolimnobius baerhuensis genome, one interval contains:
- a CDS encoding 3-hydroxyacyl-CoA dehydrogenase family protein, translated as MVRDRIDQIGVVGAGTMGSGIAQVSAMNGYDVRLRDVDQAYVDNGFETIADSLSRLEARNDLVESPDTIVDRIEGTTSLETFADCDLVIEAVLEDLEIKQDVFADLERVCDPDIALATNTSTLSITSIASDLEHPERVVGLHFMNPVPIMEGVEVVVGEKTTDEVTKLAHDIAADLEKTTWEADDKPGFVTNRILMPWINEGIRAFDEGVASKADIDAGMELGTNVPMGPLTLADHIGLDVCLHATETLQEELGDRYQPAYLLKRKVEAGDLGKKTGEGFYEYD; from the coding sequence ATGGTTCGCGACCGGATCGACCAAATCGGCGTCGTCGGCGCAGGGACAATGGGCAGCGGCATCGCACAAGTTTCCGCGATGAACGGCTACGACGTTCGCCTCCGTGATGTCGACCAAGCGTACGTCGACAACGGCTTCGAGACCATCGCAGACAGCCTCTCGCGACTCGAGGCCCGCAACGACCTTGTGGAGTCACCCGACACAATCGTCGACCGCATCGAGGGCACGACGTCCCTCGAGACGTTCGCAGACTGCGACCTCGTTATCGAGGCCGTCCTCGAGGACCTCGAGATCAAGCAGGACGTGTTCGCCGACCTCGAGCGCGTCTGCGATCCAGACATCGCGCTCGCGACGAACACGAGCACGCTTTCGATCACGTCGATTGCGAGCGACCTCGAGCACCCCGAGCGCGTCGTGGGGCTGCACTTCATGAATCCCGTGCCGATCATGGAGGGCGTCGAAGTCGTCGTCGGCGAGAAGACGACCGACGAGGTTACGAAACTCGCACACGACATCGCTGCGGACCTCGAGAAGACGACGTGGGAGGCCGACGACAAGCCGGGCTTCGTCACGAACCGGATTCTGATGCCCTGGATCAACGAGGGGATTCGCGCCTTCGACGAGGGCGTGGCCTCGAAAGCGGACATCGACGCGGGGATGGAACTCGGGACGAACGTGCCGATGGGTCCGTTGACGCTCGCCGACCACATTGGACTGGATGTCTGTCTGCACGCCACGGAGACTCTGCAGGAGGAACTCGGCGACCGATACCAGCCCGCCTATCTGCTCAAACGCAAAGTCGAAGCCGGCGATCTGGGCAAGAAAACCGGCGAAGGGTTCTACGAGTACGACTAG
- a CDS encoding phytoene/squalene synthase family protein: protein MTTGQPELTTDADLEWCYDAVHGVSRTFSITIDRLEEPMARHICLGYLLCRIADTIEDAGHIPPSEQTELLSTYDQLLDPEADQSVETFMDDVEPWIPDGDERNADWEVVAQTPRVLRTFESLEEEPREIMREPVRELVDGMAMFTARYADEGGLRLQTLEELEEYCWYAAGTVGTLITGLVARGASEERAAEMQDNARSFALLLQLVNIAKDVEDDYHEENNVYLPAEWLEEENVDVEAVTDETHHTGVTNVIQRVTNRAETYLDDAHRYLEVVPERHGNRLSAWAIPYLLAVGTMRELQERPEDVVEEGDVKVPRAEVYTLIQQFEEDVSRSRLEELRQIMAEQPLHQ, encoded by the coding sequence ATGACCACCGGCCAGCCCGAACTCACAACCGACGCCGATCTCGAGTGGTGTTACGACGCGGTACACGGCGTTTCGCGGACTTTCTCGATCACGATAGATCGCCTCGAGGAGCCGATGGCGAGACACATCTGTCTCGGCTACCTCCTATGTAGGATTGCAGACACAATTGAGGATGCGGGACATATTCCGCCATCAGAACAGACCGAACTGCTCTCGACGTACGATCAATTGCTCGATCCCGAAGCGGACCAATCCGTTGAGACGTTCATGGACGATGTCGAGCCGTGGATTCCGGACGGCGACGAGCGAAACGCTGACTGGGAGGTCGTCGCCCAGACGCCACGCGTGCTTCGAACGTTCGAATCGCTCGAGGAAGAGCCACGCGAGATTATGCGCGAGCCGGTGCGCGAACTCGTCGACGGGATGGCGATGTTCACCGCTCGCTACGCCGACGAAGGCGGGCTCCGCCTGCAGACGCTCGAGGAACTCGAGGAGTACTGCTGGTACGCCGCTGGCACGGTCGGCACACTGATTACGGGGTTGGTCGCCCGGGGTGCCTCCGAGGAGCGAGCTGCAGAGATGCAGGACAACGCGCGTTCGTTCGCACTCCTGCTACAGCTGGTCAACATCGCCAAAGACGTCGAGGACGACTATCACGAGGAGAACAACGTCTATCTCCCCGCCGAGTGGCTCGAGGAGGAAAACGTCGACGTCGAGGCGGTCACGGACGAAACCCACCACACCGGCGTCACGAACGTCATCCAGCGCGTGACAAACCGCGCGGAGACCTATCTCGACGACGCCCATCGCTATCTCGAGGTCGTGCCGGAACGCCACGGAAATCGCCTCTCCGCGTGGGCGATCCCGTACCTGCTTGCGGTCGGGACAATGCGCGAACTCCAAGAGCGACCCGAAGACGTCGTCGAAGAGGGTGACGTGAAGGTGCCACGCGCCGAGGTCTACACCCTGATCCAGCAGTTCGAAGAGGACGTTTCGCGGTCCCGTCTCGAGGAGTTGCGCCAGATCATGGCCGAACAGCCGCTTCACCAGTAG
- a CDS encoding class I fructose-bisphosphate aldolase, whose product MLPIDDSPIVRDGKSLILAMDHGLEHGPVDFEDVPEKLDPATVFETATHDAVTAMAVQKGIAEGYYPSYEDDVNLLLKLNGTSNLWMGEPDSPVNCTVDYAAELGADAVGFTVYSGSNHEVEMYEEFRDAQESARDHDLPMVMWSYPRGQGLKNDTKPSTISYATRLALEIGADIAKVKYPGDPDAMEHACKAAGDMNVVMSGGSKTSDYDFLSTVEAAVNAGCTGLAVGRNVWQRENPTHILDALEKVIFEEETADAALEAAE is encoded by the coding sequence ATGCTACCCATCGACGACTCTCCTATCGTTCGCGACGGCAAATCATTGATTCTCGCGATGGACCACGGACTGGAGCACGGCCCTGTCGACTTTGAAGACGTCCCCGAAAAACTCGACCCGGCAACGGTGTTCGAGACGGCAACGCACGACGCGGTCACGGCAATGGCCGTCCAGAAAGGAATCGCCGAGGGCTACTACCCAAGCTACGAGGACGACGTCAACCTCCTCTTGAAACTCAACGGGACGTCGAACCTCTGGATGGGCGAACCCGATTCGCCAGTCAACTGCACAGTCGATTACGCTGCCGAACTCGGCGCTGACGCCGTCGGCTTTACCGTCTACAGCGGCTCGAACCACGAAGTCGAGATGTACGAGGAGTTCCGCGACGCCCAGGAATCCGCTCGTGACCACGACCTGCCGATGGTCATGTGGTCCTACCCGCGCGGACAGGGGCTCAAAAACGACACCAAGCCCTCCACGATCTCCTATGCGACTCGTCTCGCCCTCGAGATCGGCGCAGACATTGCGAAAGTCAAGTACCCGGGCGACCCCGACGCGATGGAACACGCCTGTAAGGCCGCCGGCGATATGAACGTCGTCATGAGCGGTGGCTCGAAAACCTCGGACTACGACTTCCTCTCAACCGTCGAAGCCGCCGTCAACGCCGGCTGTACGGGCCTCGCTGTTGGCCGCAACGTCTGGCAGCGAGAGAACCCAACCCACATCCTCGACGCCCTCGAGAAGGTCATCTTCGAGGAGGAAACGGCAGACGCCGCACTCGAGGCAGCCGAATAG
- a CDS encoding pyridoxal phosphate-dependent aminotransferase, which produces MEHSSDAGTDHGRAEANSRVSARVQEIQPQQIRVMFELASAVEAEADGDADLVHLEFGEPDFETPENVVEAAFEAAREGETKYTSNAGLPVLREAIAERASAARNRPVDPDSEVIITNGGVEALHLAIHAVADPGDEVVIPTPAWPNPISQAKLADAVPVEVPMPAEKGFAPDPDRIIDAIGPETAAVMLTSPSNPTGRVFSETAIERVIEAAVSHEAYVIADEVYRELAYEDIPPRAVALTDRDEWVLSVNSTSKTYAMTGWRVGWLTGPEDVVAQLTKIHESTTSCVNTPAQYAALEALTGPQAPFEEMHAAFRERREFVSSRLESMPHVSVTDPEGAFYAFVDVSALAGSSMEIAKRLLYDYGVVAAPGQAFGAGGEGHLRLSFANDRVRLETGLNRLEAMVRDELGEKSE; this is translated from the coding sequence ATGGAGCACTCGTCCGATGCTGGGACGGATCACGGCCGAGCGGAAGCCAACTCGCGCGTCTCCGCCCGCGTCCAGGAGATCCAGCCCCAGCAGATTCGCGTCATGTTCGAACTCGCCAGCGCGGTCGAAGCCGAGGCCGACGGCGACGCCGATCTCGTCCACCTCGAGTTCGGCGAACCCGACTTCGAGACGCCCGAGAACGTCGTGGAAGCCGCGTTCGAGGCGGCACGCGAGGGCGAGACGAAATACACCTCGAACGCGGGACTCCCCGTACTCAGGGAGGCCATCGCCGAGCGCGCCAGCGCCGCTCGAAACCGTCCGGTCGACCCCGACTCGGAGGTTATCATCACGAACGGCGGCGTCGAGGCGCTGCATCTCGCGATTCACGCGGTCGCCGACCCTGGCGACGAGGTTGTCATTCCGACGCCCGCGTGGCCGAACCCCATCTCGCAGGCGAAACTGGCCGACGCCGTTCCCGTCGAGGTGCCCATGCCCGCCGAGAAAGGGTTTGCACCCGATCCAGACCGCATTATCGACGCCATCGGCCCGGAGACGGCCGCCGTCATGCTGACCTCGCCGTCGAATCCGACCGGGCGCGTATTTTCAGAAACTGCCATCGAGCGCGTCATCGAGGCCGCCGTTTCACACGAGGCCTACGTCATCGCCGACGAGGTGTACCGTGAGCTGGCCTACGAGGACATCCCGCCTCGAGCAGTCGCCCTCACCGACCGCGACGAGTGGGTGCTCTCGGTCAACTCAACCTCGAAAACGTACGCGATGACCGGCTGGCGCGTCGGCTGGCTCACCGGCCCCGAGGACGTGGTCGCGCAACTGACGAAAATCCACGAGAGCACGACCTCCTGTGTCAACACGCCCGCACAGTACGCCGCCCTCGAGGCCCTGACCGGCCCGCAAGCGCCGTTCGAGGAGATGCACGCCGCGTTCCGCGAGCGACGGGAGTTCGTTAGCTCCCGCCTCGAGTCGATGCCCCACGTCTCGGTCACCGATCCCGAAGGCGCGTTCTACGCGTTCGTCGACGTCAGCGCGCTCGCGGGCTCGAGTATGGAGATTGCAAAGCGCCTGCTCTACGACTACGGGGTCGTCGCTGCGCCGGGCCAGGCCTTCGGCGCTGGCGGCGAGGGCCATCTCCGACTGAGTTTCGCGAACGACCGCGTACGGCTCGAAACGGGACTAAATCGACTCGAGGCGATGGTTCGGGACGAACTGGGCGAAAAAAGCGAGTAG